Proteins found in one Sorghum bicolor cultivar BTx623 chromosome 1, Sorghum_bicolor_NCBIv3, whole genome shotgun sequence genomic segment:
- the LOC110431789 gene encoding putative E3 ubiquitin-protein ligase SINA-like 6 — protein sequence MEPKAMMEGVRMAMGALDCPICNEPLVPPIYQCGMGHLICKSCRNRMTKCPSPLCSTTDFMRCFGMERIAGAIEVPCCFAKNGCTEKMAYFNMSKHEKACQRGPCFCPEPGCGFTAPSLAIWGHFTRRHKWPCTVFRYYVEFCLLLQLGPHVLHAQDGSSVFLVNVVPAPAEPPVLGHAISLVCVQPETSTGSKRSRFGLSLMFSCFTGHHQLLTLEDVRSSSLADGLPKDVVCFVPKASGDDSAAILRITIDTELAYDDEKLEDDEDSEDESYEEEDDE from the exons ATGGAGCCGAAAGCTATGATGGAGGGAGTACGAATGGCGATGGGCGCCTTGGACTGCCCCATCTGCAACGAGCCCCTCGTGCCTCCGATCTACCAG TGTGGCATGGGGCACTTGATCTGCAAATCATGCCGTAATCGCATGACCAAATGCCCCTCTCCCCTATGCAGCACAACTGACTTCATGCGCTGCTTTGGCATGGAGCGCATCGCCGGAGCCATCGAGGTTCCCTGTTGCTTTGCCAAGAACGGATGCACCGAGAAGATGGCCTACTTCAACATGTCAAAGCACGAGAAGGCGTGTCAGCGCGGGCCATGCTTCTGCCCAGAGCCCGGCTGCGGCTTCACCGCGCCATCTTTGGCGATTTGGGGCCATTTCACCCGCCGCCACAAGTGGCCGTGCACAGTGTTCAGATACTATGTGGAGTTCTGCTTGCTCCTCCAGCTGGGTCCGCACGTGCTCCATGCCCAGGACGGCAGCAGCGTCTTCCTCGTGAACGTGGTGCCAGCGCCAGCGGAACCCCCTGTCCTTGGGCACGCCATCTCCCTCGTCTGCGTCCAGCCGGAGACCAGCACAGGCTCCAAGAGGTCCAGGTTCGGTTTGTCTTTGATGTTCTCGTGCTTCACGGGCCACCACCAGCTCTTGACGCTGGAAGACGTGAGGAGCTCGTCGCTGGCTGATGGGCTGCCAAAGGACGTCGTCTGCTTCGTGCCCAAGGCATCTGGAGACGACAGTGCCGCCATACTCAGAATCACCATAGATACGGAACTGGCATACGATGATGAGAAGCTAGAGGACGACGAGGATAGCGAAGACGAGAGCTACGAGGAAGAAGATGACGAATGA
- the LOC8057235 gene encoding putative E3 ubiquitin-protein ligase SINA-like 6: MESFMCKSDMAARYSSANCLDVKLVMELKGETKLEGVRMAMGAFDCPICYEPLMPPIYQCGVGHLICNSCCIRLNKCPLCPKSAFERCFGMERVVESIEVPCCFAENGCTKKMAYFNKKKHEKACKHGPCFCPEPGCGFSGPAAKLPDHFTDCHKWPNTAFKYYVQFGLRLQPGPHVLRAQDGTVFLMNVVAAEPLGHAISLVCVQPEATNSPFGCSKVFSCFTDHCQISTVATVRCSSLADGPPKDAFCVVPKASGGQALAKELVTGSSASGVARSSSNWHPSSIPKS, from the exons ATGGAATCATTTATGTGCAAG TCTGACATGGCCGCGCGGTACAGCAGCGCAAACTGTTTAGATGTTAAGCTA GTGATGGAGCTAAAAGGGGAAACTAAGTTGGAGGGAGTGAGAATGGCAATGGGTGCCTTTGACTGCCCCATCTGCTATGAGCCCCTCATGCCTCCGATTTATCAG TGTGGTGTGGGGCACCTGATCTGCAATTCATGCTGCATCAGGCTCAACAAATGCCCCCTATGCCCAAAGTCTGCCTTCGAGCGCTGCTTTGGCATGGAGCGCGTTGTTGAATCCATTGAGGTTCCTTGTTGCTTCGCTGAGAACGGATGCACCAAGAAGATGGCCTACTTCAACAAGAAAAAGCACGAGAAGGCGTGCAAACACGGGCCATGCTTCTGCCCGGAGCCCGGCTGTGGCTTCTCAGGGCCGGCGGCGAAGCTGCCAGACCATTTCACCGACTGCCACAAGTGGCCAAATACGGCGTTCAAGTACTACGTGCAGTTTGGCCTCCGTCTCCAGCCGGGCCCGCACGTCCTCCGTGCCCAGGACGGCACCGTCTTCCTCATGAACGTGGTGGCAGCGGAACCCCTCGGGCACGCCATCTCCCTCGTCTGCGTCCAGCCGGAGGCCACGAACTCCCCGTTCGGCTGCTCCAAGGTGTTCTCGTGCTTCACTGACCACTGTCAGATCTCGACAGTGGCCACTGTGAGGTGCTCGTCGCTGGCTGATGGTCCGCCAAAGGATGCGTTCTGCGTGGTGCCCAAGGCATCTGGAG GACAAGCCCTGGCCAAGGAGCTGGTGACCGGCAGCTCCGCGTCCGGGGTGGCGAGGTCATCTTCGAACTGGCACCCCTCGTCGATCCCTAAATCCTAA